In Haliscomenobacter hydrossis DSM 1100, the DNA window TCAATTTTATTCAACACCGGAATGATTTCCAGGTCGTGCTCAATAGCGAGGTAAAGGTTGGAAATGGTCTGTGCCTGAATGCCTTGGGATGCATCTACGAGCAAGAGCGCCCCTTCACAAGCGGCAATCGAACGGGATACTTCATAGGAAAAGTCAACGTGACCGGGGGTATCGATCATATTGAAGACATATACTTCCCCATCGGTATGCACATAGCGCATTTGGATGGCGTGGCTTTTGATGGTGATCCCACGCTCGCGCTCCAGATCCATGTTATCCAGGGTCTGGGCAACCATGTTGCGCTTGTCAATGGTTTTAGTGAATTCCAACAAACGGTCAGACAAGGTACTTTTACCGTGGTCGATATGGGCAATTACACAAAAATTTCGAATGTTCTTCATATTCCCTCTATATACGTACCTACACGAAACAAGTTTCGGGGCATTTGGATCGCAAAGTTCTAAAAAAATCTGGAAATCTATGCTTCCGAATTTCGGGGCAAAGGTAGGAATATTATTGAAAAGAAGGTACAGCACTTTAAGGGTACTGCACCTCTAACAGCTATTGAATGGTTAAAGTAAGTGCTTTGGAGCGCCATTTAGTGTGCCACTCGTTTTTTTGGCGCAGCCTGGTTGACAATTTGTTCAAACATAGCCGCAGTGCTGATTGCTTCACCCGTTGTGGCCTCGTCGTCGTCATCTTCATTGACAGCAGCAGGGTGAACCCTCAACTTGGGATTCGTGGAGATAAAATCCAATTCATTGTATTCGTAAATTGACCATTCTCCCCATTTGTACTCCAGGGCAGTCAGGCTTTCGATCCAATCTCCGGAATTGAGGTAAGTGATGGGTTTGCCATTGCGCTCTAGCGATTTGATTTGAGCACGGTGAATATGGCCACAAACCACGTAATCGTAGCCCTTTTCGGCAGCCAATTCGATGGCTTTTTCTTCAAAATCGTCGACAAATTTGATGGCTTCTTTTACGCTGTATTTTATTTTTTGGGAAAAAGACAAGCGGGGAAGCCCAAAGAACGCCCTTAGTTTATTGATCCAGCGGTTGAATACAATCAAATAATCGTACCCCTTGCCCCCTAACTTGGAGATGAAAGGAGAATATTTGATGAACAAATCAAAAATGTCTCCATGAAAAATCCAGTAAGATTTTCCTTTGATTTGTAACTCCAGCGTGTCGCGAAGGTGGATGTTGCCCGAAGAAAAGTTGGAATACCGCCGCAAGGCGTCATCGTGATTGCCCGTGATGTAGTAGACCTGAGTGCCTTTGGCCGCCATGCGCAGGATGCGCTGGATGATGTCGAGGTGTTCTTTCGGAAAGTAACTTTTGCGGAATTGCCACATGTCAATGAAATCTCCATTGAGGATCAGTGCACCTACTTTGATGTTTCTCAAGTAGTTGAGTAATTCTACGGCGTGGCAACCGTAGGTTCCAAGATGTGCATCAGACAGTATTACAATATCGAGTTCCCTTTTCATTTTGCCTATCGTGGTCGTCCAGTGGATTTTGAATAGGACAAAAGTGCGAACCTTATATTAACTGAATATGAACAATTGATTATTAAATGATTAAAAATGAGTCAAAAGATAATAGCTGTTCCGATTTTTACTTATATGCAAAAATCGAAACAGTCTAAAGACTAGTTGGCTGGAACCAAGATGCGGGTAAATTGCGGCCCTGGATCTGATACGGAGTGGAGATAAATGGTGTCTCGCGCAATTCTCTGGATACGAGACACTTGCGGCCCTTCAATCAGGTCCATTACCAATTCTTTTCCATTGTTTTGTACGTGCCAATTGCCTTTTTGTAAGGTATCATCGAGTTGAAATACGGCAGAACCATCGTCAAACAGGTCGAGTTTGGCCAGGCTTAAAGCCTGCATCATCGTTTCCATGTAACTACGCTGAGCGGGGTCTGTTTGGTCTTTGAAGTTTTCCTTTTTCATAGAAACCAAATCATAGCGCCAGCTACCGATCAGTTCTTTTTTGACTTTTTGTTCTTTGATACAAGAACAAAGCAGCAGGGGAAGAAGTAAAAGGGTACTGAGATTTCGGGACATAATCGTTTTTTTGGATGCGATAAAATGGGATTACGGCTCTGAGCCTATTCTACAATTTTCCGCAAGTTTTGGCGAAAAGCCCGCGGGCTCGTCCCCACCACCAGGCGGAATTGTTTGTTGAAGTGCGACAGGTTGTTGAATCCACTGTCGTAACTTACGGCGGCGATGCTAAGGTGTTCGTCGGAGAGGAGCTGGCAAGCTTGAGCCACCCGAACCTCGTTCACAAAATGGGTAAAAGTTTTGCCGGTCAGCCGCTTGAAATAGCGGCAAAAAGCCGGAACGGTCATATTTACTCGACGGGAGACCTCGTCTAAAGTCACTTCCTGTTGAAAATTCGCTTCGACGTATTCGTAGACTTCCTGGATTCTTTCCAGGTGCTGGGCTTGCACTTCAAAAGCAAAACCATCGGCGTTCAGCGAGCGGTATTCATCGGTTTGGCCCAATACACGCAATACCTTGATCAATTCCATCAGGCGGTCAAAAGGCTCCATGTGCGCCATAGCGCGCAATTGTGCTCCAGCCCATTCACGGGTTTGCCCATGGAAGATGATGCCCTTGCGCGAGCGTTCAAACAGGTGGTGAACTTCACGGAGCTCCGGCGCCTTCAAAAAATCTTTACCCAAAAAGTCTTCTTTCATTTGTACCACGATTTCAACCTGGTCCTTGAAGTGCCCCTCGGTAAAACCCAGGTGGGGCAAATTAGGTCCCAAAAAAATCAGGTCGCCGTCTTCGTAATAGGAGATATGATTGCCAATGTGGCGTTTACCTTTGCCTTTCGAGATGTACACAATTTCGTATTCCGGGTGAAAGTGCCAAAAGGGCTTGTGTACAGGATCCAGGTCCGTAAATTCTCGGATGGCGAAGGAACTTCCGAATACTGGATCAATTTTTTCTAACAGTGGTTTCATACTCAATTGATCAACTAAAACTGAATTAACTCCTTTTTGACGAAAAAATTGTCATAAAGTCAAATTTGCATTACAAATTGGCTCGCAAGTAGCAGGAAAATCGGGAACGAAATGTCGTACTTGTGTAAAACTTAACTTACATTTTGCTTACATTTAAAACCAAAAAGATAACAGTTTTGATGATGTGGTCTATTTTTGCGGAAAATTTACCATTAGTCAAAAAACATTTACAATCATTTAATTCCATGCTCAATCAAGCAGACTTATTGGTGGTGGGTGCCGGAATTTTAGGGACAGGTCACGCTTTGCAAGCACTGCGTAGCGGTTATTCCGTAATCCTGACCGAAAAAGACAATGCTCCACAGGAAGCGACCGTGCGGAACTTCGGGCAAGCGGTCATTTCTGGTTTGTCTAGGGGCAAATGGAAACAATACGGGTTGGATAGTTTGGCGCTCTATCAAGAGATTCAAACCGAATTTGACCTGGGCATTCGCAACAATGGCTCCTATTACATTGCCTCCAATGCCGATGAGTTGCAGCTCATTGAGGAATTGTATGCCATCAATGTTCAAGACAATTACAGTTGTCAGTTGTTGAATAAAGCCGAATGTTTGCAACGTTTTGCCACTTTGCGCTCCGAATATTGCCTCGCAGCGCTCTATTTTCCGCTGGAACTGAGCATCGAACCCCGCACGATGATTCATCGTTTGTTGGTCTACCTACAACAAAAATATCCCGACACCTTTCAATATTTGCCCAATACATCCATCTGTGCTTGTACTTCTGTAAACGGAGGCGCTATGGCCGAAACCACCAAAGGAAAAAAGCTGAAGGCAAGTAAAATCATCATTTGTTCGGGTAGCGAATTTCGTTTGCTTTACCCGGAAATTTTCCAGAACAGCAACCTGGTTGTTTCGAAATTGCAAATGATGCAAACTTATCCACTGCCGGGAATACAACTGCCAGGAAACATCCTGACTGGCTTATCCATCCGACGGTACGAGAGTTTTCAACAATGCCCCAGTTGGGCCAAAAAAGATGATGCAGTATATGACCCAAAGCTGCTGGACTACGGCATCCATATCCTGTTCAAACAAGCGCTGGATGGTTCCATCATCATTGGAGATTCCCATGAGTATGCACCGGCATCAGCAGTCGATCAGTTGGGTTTCGATGTGCATACGGAGATCAATGATTTGATGCTGAACGAAGCCCAACGCATCCTCAATTTGCCCGATTGGCGCATCCAGAAATACTGGAATGGCTTTTATGCCCAGGTCAAGGGAGCAGACATGTTTCATCTTCAGGTAGATGAAAACATTCAGATTTTAACCGGAATTGGGGGCAAAGGAATGACCTCCGGGCTGGGTTTAGCCGGACACAACATTACACAAACATTCGCATGATGAAGAATCCAATTGAATTGGTGGTTTTTGATATGGCAGGCACCACCGTTCGCGACGAACACGAAGTTGAAGCCTGCTTTCGAGCTGCGGCAGTAAAAACCGGCCTTGAAATGACGGATGAAGAAACTTTGGCGGTACAGGGCTGGGCCAAACGTTTTGTGTTCGAAACCTACTGGGCCCGGCAATTGGGTACCCGCGATGAAACCTGGTTGCAACACGTTGACCATTCTTTCTATACGTTTACAGAAATTCTGGAAAATCACTACCTCACTCAGCCAGTTGTACCTACAGTTGGCACTTTAGACGTCTTTGCTTTTTTGCGCGAACGGGGCATAAAAATTGCACTTACTACGGGCTTTTACCGCAAAGTGACGGACATTATTCTCGAGCGTCTAGGGTGGTTGCAAGGCCTGGATGAACATTACCTCAACACTGGAAATTCGGTCATTGATTGTTCCATTTCCAGCGACCAGGTAAGCAATGGAAGGCCTGCTCCGGATATGATTTTTAAAGCGATGGCAATGTTGAACATTTCAACCGCTGAAAAAGTAATCAATATTGGGGACACCCCATCGGATATTCAATCCGGAAAGAACGCTAGGACTGCTTACAATCTTGCGGTAAGCAATGGCACACATCCTGCTGAACTCCTCCTACCTCACCATCCGGATAAGCTACTGGAAACCACAGCTGGACTTATCGAGTTCATTAAATTATTATAACTCCGCTAGTTATTATTGTATTAGAAGAATGTTACAGAAAAATATTTATCTGATTAAAAAAAATACGGATAAAGCTTCCCTAGTTTGTGAAAAACATTTACATTTGCTTCATGGACGCAGTGAAAATTTACGCCCAGCGAAAAAAAATTGATTTATTTTTTACTTATGCTAAGTAAATTTTTAACTTTGCGGCGCAATTTTTTATTTGCATCATTCATAAAATAGTATTACATTTGCTCTGAATTACTCTATTGTCAATAGATCGACCCAAAATGGGCGAAATCACCAACGAATTAATCGTTATTGATTTCGAGAATCTCGATAAAGAGCATTAACTGGGGTTTAGTTTTACTTAGGGCCGGGGGTCTCAATGACCTTCCGGTCTTTTTTATTTGTATATTTTCGCCTACCTTGTATTCTAAAACCTTGTATGAAAAAATTGATGCCCATTGGGCTACTTCTGCTCTTGCCGTTGTTATGGGGCTGTGCAGTCAAAGCACCTCAACGTACCCCTCAACCCATCGACTTTATCTTGCTT includes these proteins:
- a CDS encoding helix-turn-helix domain-containing protein; protein product: MKPLLEKIDPVFGSSFAIREFTDLDPVHKPFWHFHPEYEIVYISKGKGKRHIGNHISYYEDGDLIFLGPNLPHLGFTEGHFKDQVEIVVQMKEDFLGKDFLKAPELREVHHLFERSRKGIIFHGQTREWAGAQLRAMAHMEPFDRLMELIKVLRVLGQTDEYRSLNADGFAFEVQAQHLERIQEVYEYVEANFQQEVTLDEVSRRVNMTVPAFCRYFKRLTGKTFTHFVNEVRVAQACQLLSDEHLSIAAVSYDSGFNNLSHFNKQFRLVVGTSPRAFRQNLRKIVE
- a CDS encoding UDP-2,3-diacylglucosamine diphosphatase → MKRELDIVILSDAHLGTYGCHAVELLNYLRNIKVGALILNGDFIDMWQFRKSYFPKEHLDIIQRILRMAAKGTQVYYITGNHDDALRRYSNFSSGNIHLRDTLELQIKGKSYWIFHGDIFDLFIKYSPFISKLGGKGYDYLIVFNRWINKLRAFFGLPRLSFSQKIKYSVKEAIKFVDDFEEKAIELAAEKGYDYVVCGHIHRAQIKSLERNGKPITYLNSGDWIESLTALEYKWGEWSIYEYNELDFISTNPKLRVHPAAVNEDDDDEATTGEAISTAAMFEQIVNQAAPKKRVAH
- a CDS encoding HAD family hydrolase, which encodes MMKNPIELVVFDMAGTTVRDEHEVEACFRAAAVKTGLEMTDEETLAVQGWAKRFVFETYWARQLGTRDETWLQHVDHSFYTFTEILENHYLTQPVVPTVGTLDVFAFLRERGIKIALTTGFYRKVTDIILERLGWLQGLDEHYLNTGNSVIDCSISSDQVSNGRPAPDMIFKAMAMLNISTAEKVINIGDTPSDIQSGKNARTAYNLAVSNGTHPAELLLPHHPDKLLETTAGLIEFIKLL
- a CDS encoding TIGR03364 family FAD-dependent oxidoreductase, which encodes MLNQADLLVVGAGILGTGHALQALRSGYSVILTEKDNAPQEATVRNFGQAVISGLSRGKWKQYGLDSLALYQEIQTEFDLGIRNNGSYYIASNADELQLIEELYAINVQDNYSCQLLNKAECLQRFATLRSEYCLAALYFPLELSIEPRTMIHRLLVYLQQKYPDTFQYLPNTSICACTSVNGGAMAETTKGKKLKASKIIICSGSEFRLLYPEIFQNSNLVVSKLQMMQTYPLPGIQLPGNILTGLSIRRYESFQQCPSWAKKDDAVYDPKLLDYGIHILFKQALDGSIIIGDSHEYAPASAVDQLGFDVHTEINDLMLNEAQRILNLPDWRIQKYWNGFYAQVKGADMFHLQVDENIQILTGIGGKGMTSGLGLAGHNITQTFA